A genomic region of Roseateles amylovorans contains the following coding sequences:
- the plsY gene encoding glycerol-3-phosphate 1-O-acyltransferase PlsY, with translation MQAVLYQALAILAGYLIGSLSFAVIISRVMGLSDPRSYGSGNPGATNVLRSGNKAAAILTLLFDALKGYVPVVLVLKFGAPFDMEEGTAAMVGLAAFIGHLWPVFFRFEGGKGVATAAGVLLAINPWLGLSVLLTWIVVAFLSRYSSLASLAAAVCAPLFQMLIWDVGPELLAIGLMSLLLIWRHSANIKKLMAGTESKLGQKASAAAHPAKGDKAAKATSTPSSKKHGNTSSTKPKHHSK, from the coding sequence ATGCAAGCAGTCCTGTACCAAGCGCTGGCGATCCTCGCCGGCTATCTGATCGGCTCCCTGTCGTTCGCCGTCATCATCAGCCGGGTGATGGGCCTGTCCGACCCGCGCAGCTATGGCTCCGGCAATCCGGGCGCCACCAACGTGCTGCGCTCGGGCAACAAGGCCGCGGCCATCCTCACCCTGCTCTTCGATGCGCTCAAGGGCTATGTGCCGGTGGTGCTGGTGCTGAAGTTCGGCGCCCCGTTCGACATGGAGGAAGGCACCGCCGCGATGGTCGGCCTGGCGGCTTTCATCGGCCACCTGTGGCCGGTGTTCTTCCGCTTCGAGGGCGGCAAGGGCGTGGCGACGGCCGCCGGCGTGCTGCTGGCCATCAACCCGTGGCTGGGCCTGTCGGTGCTGCTGACCTGGATCGTGGTGGCTTTCCTGTCCCGATACTCGTCGCTGGCTTCGCTGGCCGCGGCGGTCTGTGCGCCGTTGTTCCAGATGCTGATCTGGGACGTGGGTCCGGAATTGCTGGCCATCGGCCTGATGAGCCTGCTGCTGATCTGGCGCCACTCGGCCAACATCAAGAAGCTGATGGCGGGCACCGAAAGCAAGCTCGGCCAGAAGGCGAGCGCCGCCGCCCATCCCGCCAAAGGCGATAAGGCCGCCAAAGCCACCTCCACACCGTCGAGCAAGAAGCACGGCAACACCTCTTCCACCAAGCCCAAGCATCACTCCAAATGA
- a CDS encoding RidA family protein, whose product MSNIERFDVGPRLSEMAVHNGVVYLAGQVPEDASADIKGQTEQVLAMIDKLLARAGSDKTKILRAQLYIADTADLAGMNAAWDAWVPAGHTPPRATVQALLAKPEWKIEIVITAAV is encoded by the coding sequence ATGAGCAACATCGAACGCTTCGACGTCGGCCCGCGCCTGTCTGAAATGGCCGTGCACAACGGCGTCGTCTACCTGGCCGGACAGGTGCCGGAAGATGCCTCCGCCGACATCAAGGGTCAGACCGAACAGGTGCTGGCGATGATCGACAAGCTGCTGGCCCGCGCCGGCAGCGACAAGACCAAGATCCTGCGCGCCCAGCTCTACATCGCCGACACCGCCGACCTGGCCGGCATGAACGCCGCCTGGGATGCCTGGGTTCCGGCCGGCCACACCCCGCCCCGTGCGACGGTGCAGGCCTTGCTGGCCAAGCCGGAGTGGAAGATCGAGATCGTGATCACTGCAGCCGTCTGA
- a CDS encoding L-threonylcarbamoyladenylate synthase, with protein MAQIFEVHPDNPQARFLRQAAQILDQGGIGAIPTDSSYALVCRLDDKAAAEALRRIRGVDDKHHMTLLCRDLSELGSYARVDNKQYRLLKNATPGAFTFILEATKEVPRRLSHPSRRTIGLRVPDHRVTQDLLALIGQPLLATTLIPPGETEPLNDPEEITARYDKLLQLIINAGACAMQPTTVIDLTEEPPVLVRRGCGDPARLGLEIVAAD; from the coding sequence ATGGCTCAGATCTTCGAAGTCCACCCCGACAACCCTCAGGCTCGTTTCCTGCGCCAGGCCGCGCAGATCCTGGACCAGGGCGGCATCGGCGCGATTCCCACCGACTCCAGCTATGCGCTGGTCTGCCGTCTGGATGACAAAGCCGCGGCCGAGGCGCTGCGTCGCATCCGCGGCGTGGATGACAAACACCACATGACCTTGCTGTGCCGCGACCTCAGCGAACTGGGCAGCTATGCGCGCGTGGACAACAAGCAGTACCGGCTGCTGAAGAACGCCACACCCGGCGCCTTCACCTTCATTCTGGAAGCCACCAAGGAGGTGCCGCGGCGGCTGTCCCACCCGTCGCGCCGCACCATCGGCCTGCGGGTGCCCGACCATCGGGTGACTCAGGACCTGCTGGCGCTGATCGGCCAACCCCTGCTGGCGACCACGCTCATTCCGCCCGGCGAGACCGAGCCGCTGAATGATCCGGAAGAGATCACCGCGCGCTACGACAAGCTGCTCCAGCTCATCATCAATGCAGGCGCCTGCGCCATGCAGCCGACCACCGTCATCGACCTCACCGAGGAACCGCCGGTGCTGGTGCGTCGCGGCTGCGGCGATCCGGCACGGTTGGGCTTGGAGATCGTCGCCGCAGACTGA
- a CDS encoding 3',5'-nucleoside bisphosphate phosphatase produces MHAQTNADLHCHSTVSDGTLAPEVLAARAKANGVELWALTDHDEVGGQQRAMDAALALGMPYLTGVEISVTFAGKVVHIVGLGFDHRHPSLVDGLRATRQGRGARAREMSDDLAKVGIRGAYEGALKYVGNPELISRTHFARFLVDAGHCSDVSEVFRRYLTEGKPGYVPHRWASLGDTVRWIREAGGVAVIAHPGRYGFTPTEEYALITEFMAHGGRGIEVVTGSHTSADIVQYTGTAQEFNLLASRGSDFHSPQESRIDVGRLPDHLSGQLKPVWTVLEDRIHWPA; encoded by the coding sequence CTGCATGCGCAGACCAATGCCGACCTGCACTGCCACTCCACCGTCTCCGACGGCACGCTGGCACCCGAGGTGCTGGCCGCACGGGCCAAGGCCAATGGCGTGGAACTGTGGGCCCTGACCGACCATGACGAGGTCGGCGGCCAGCAGCGCGCCATGGACGCGGCACTCGCGCTGGGCATGCCCTACCTCACCGGCGTGGAGATCTCGGTGACCTTCGCCGGCAAGGTGGTCCACATCGTCGGCCTGGGGTTCGATCACCGTCACCCATCGCTGGTCGATGGCCTGCGCGCCACCCGCCAAGGCCGCGGCGCCCGCGCCCGAGAAATGTCGGACGACCTGGCCAAGGTCGGCATCCGCGGCGCCTATGAGGGCGCGCTCAAGTACGTCGGCAATCCGGAACTGATTTCGCGCACCCACTTCGCCCGCTTCCTGGTCGACGCCGGTCACTGCAGCGATGTGTCGGAGGTCTTCCGCCGCTACCTCACCGAAGGCAAGCCCGGCTATGTGCCGCATCGCTGGGCCTCGCTGGGCGACACCGTGCGCTGGATCCGCGAAGCCGGCGGTGTGGCGGTGATTGCGCACCCGGGTCGCTACGGCTTCACGCCGACTGAGGAATACGCGCTCATCACCGAATTCATGGCCCATGGGGGCCGAGGCATCGAGGTGGTCACCGGCAGCCACACCAGCGCCGACATCGTCCAATACACCGGCACCGCCCAGGAATTCAACCTGCTGGCCTCGCGCGGATCCGATTTCCACAGCCCGCAGGAAAGCCGCATCGACGTCGGCAGGCTGCCGGACCATCTCTCCGGTCAGCTCAAGCCGGTCTGGACCGTCCTGGAAGATCGGATCCACTGGCCCGCCTGA
- a CDS encoding bifunctional diguanylate cyclase/phosphodiesterase produces MSIYLSSPDPFSVVLSAIIRDQLLDIHFQPLVELERAHILGFEALTRGPADSPLHSPLVLFETAARLGRLVELERIVVRRALRRFKELQLPGQLFLNLTADTLLATGEHGALIAREFAQLDLPASRVVIELTETRPILEPERLQASMRSLRELGFVVALDDLGEGFASLKRWMDIRPDFVKIDRHFIDGIAQEPLKQQFVRSILEMAARSGCTVVAEGLEHLSDLTVLRRLGVTVCQGYLLARPSAAPRTTLRAEVDALLAPEHRRRHADWRRLPPDAITNAAQLARRSHTVTPKLSCQTVVDMFQRDERLFSMPVLDPHNRPIGLLRSLQVLKRSAERYFMDIHEKRSCTALMDPHPLIFDASTSLRDMSEAIASLDDRLMVDGFIVTRDGEYFGTGRSTDLLKAVSDLQVHSARYANPLTLLPGNVPTDQHLDALLHEGREFVVVAWDIDHFKPFNDVYGYAAGDDIIKLCAQLLQTAADPQLDFVGHIGGDDFVMVLGSADWTERLTQVCQAFDHQLRPFFSADHLALGGYITLNRQNQESFNPLPTLSAGVIPVLPGAFDSVRALSAALAEPKHVAKCGSGPSRFFVDRRRSSPPAEVEAVMPLDTSDSTMAMPSLLESVG; encoded by the coding sequence ATGTCCATCTATCTGTCCTCGCCCGATCCGTTCAGCGTGGTCCTGTCGGCCATCATTCGCGATCAGCTTCTGGACATCCATTTCCAGCCCCTGGTGGAGCTGGAGCGTGCGCACATCCTGGGCTTCGAAGCCCTGACCCGCGGCCCGGCCGATTCGCCGCTGCATTCGCCGTTGGTGCTGTTCGAAACCGCTGCGCGCCTCGGGCGGCTGGTGGAGCTCGAACGCATCGTCGTCAGACGCGCGCTGCGCCGCTTCAAGGAACTGCAGCTGCCCGGGCAGCTGTTCCTCAACCTGACCGCCGATACGCTGCTGGCCACCGGCGAACACGGCGCCTTGATCGCGCGCGAGTTCGCGCAGCTCGATCTGCCCGCTTCCCGCGTGGTGATCGAGCTGACCGAAACCCGCCCCATCCTCGAACCCGAACGCCTTCAGGCGAGCATGCGCAGCCTGCGCGAACTGGGGTTCGTGGTCGCGCTGGACGACCTCGGCGAAGGCTTCGCCAGCCTGAAACGGTGGATGGACATCCGGCCCGACTTCGTGAAGATCGATCGCCATTTCATCGACGGCATCGCGCAGGAACCCCTCAAGCAGCAGTTCGTCCGCTCCATCCTCGAAATGGCCGCGCGCAGCGGCTGCACCGTGGTCGCCGAAGGGCTGGAACATCTCAGCGATCTGACCGTGCTGCGCCGCCTCGGCGTGACCGTCTGCCAGGGCTATCTGCTCGCCCGCCCCAGCGCCGCACCCCGCACAACCCTGCGCGCCGAGGTCGACGCGCTGCTGGCGCCCGAGCACCGCCGCCGCCACGCCGACTGGAGGCGCCTGCCGCCCGACGCCATCACCAATGCCGCCCAACTGGCCCGCCGCAGTCACACGGTGACGCCCAAGCTCAGCTGCCAGACCGTGGTCGACATGTTCCAGCGCGACGAGCGACTTTTCTCGATGCCGGTGCTGGATCCGCACAACCGGCCGATCGGCCTGCTGCGCTCGCTGCAAGTGCTCAAGCGCAGCGCCGAACGCTATTTCATGGACATCCACGAAAAGCGCAGTTGCACCGCGCTGATGGACCCGCACCCGCTGATCTTCGATGCCAGCACCTCGCTGCGCGACATGAGCGAGGCCATCGCCAGCCTGGACGATCGCCTGATGGTCGACGGCTTCATCGTCACCCGCGACGGCGAGTACTTCGGCACCGGCCGCAGCACCGATCTGCTCAAAGCCGTGTCCGACCTCCAAGTCCACAGCGCCCGCTATGCCAATCCGCTGACCCTGCTGCCCGGCAACGTCCCCACCGACCAGCATCTGGATGCGCTGCTGCACGAAGGTCGCGAGTTCGTCGTGGTGGCCTGGGACATCGACCACTTCAAGCCGTTCAACGACGTCTACGGCTACGCCGCCGGTGACGACATCATCAAGCTCTGCGCCCAGCTCCTGCAGACCGCCGCCGATCCGCAGCTCGATTTCGTCGGCCACATCGGCGGCGACGACTTCGTCATGGTGCTGGGCTCGGCCGACTGGACCGAACGCCTCACCCAGGTCTGCCAGGCGTTCGACCACCAACTGCGCCCCTTCTTCTCCGCCGACCACCTGGCCCTGGGCGGCTACATCACCCTGAACCGCCAGAACCAGGAATCCTTCAACCCGCTGCCCACTCTCAGCGCCGGCGTCATCCCGGTGCTCCCCGGTGCCTTCGACAGCGTGCGCGCCCTGTCCGCTGCGCTGGCCGAACCCAAGCACGTGGCCAAATGCGGCAGCGGACCGAGCCGATTCTTCGTCGACCGCCGCCGCTCGTCGCCGCCCGCCGAGGTCGAGGCCGTGATGCCGTTGGACACCAGCGACAGCACCATGGCCATGCCTTCGCTCCTAGAATCGGTGGGGTGA
- a CDS encoding host attachment protein, whose product MPNYKDDGKLWVLVADEGVARLLRLPEEGGDLEDVTTLTDAAAHADKADLRRDAEGRRGNSTTTSASVDESHQEAISFAARVAKTLDEHLNNHDLTQLRIVAAPRFLGLLRKALSAQVTKIVVDETNVDVVHESLGQLTSRLFPERDFSKT is encoded by the coding sequence ATGCCAAACTACAAAGACGACGGGAAACTCTGGGTCCTCGTGGCCGACGAAGGCGTCGCCCGACTCCTGCGCCTGCCCGAAGAAGGCGGTGACCTCGAAGACGTCACCACCCTCACCGACGCCGCCGCCCACGCCGACAAGGCCGACCTCCGCCGCGACGCCGAAGGCCGCCGTGGCAACAGCACCACCACCTCCGCCTCCGTCGACGAATCCCACCAGGAAGCCATCTCCTTCGCCGCCCGCGTGGCCAAAACCCTGGACGAACACCTCAACAACCACGACCTCACCCAGCTGCGCATCGTCGCCGCGCCCCGCTTCCTCGGCCTGCTGCGCAAGGCCCTCAGCGCTCAGGTCACCAAAATCGTGGTCGACGAGACCAACGTCGATGTGGTGCATGAGAGCCTGGGGCAGTTGACCTCCCGGTTGTTCCCGGAGCGGGACTTCAGTAAGACGTGA
- the bufA2 gene encoding BufA2 family periplasmic bufferin-type metallophore, with the protein MLTKTQGSALAAAAALFAMNAFAAPAPAGSAGLAVAASDKVHCYGVHDCKGNSDCKTSENACKGQNACKGHGFKGMAAKDCLTAGGVIADLVAKK; encoded by the coding sequence ATGTTGACCAAGACCCAAGGATCCGCCCTCGCCGCCGCCGCCGCCCTGTTTGCGATGAATGCTTTCGCCGCCCCGGCGCCCGCCGGCAGCGCCGGCCTGGCCGTGGCCGCCAGCGACAAGGTGCATTGCTATGGCGTGCACGACTGCAAGGGCAATTCCGACTGCAAGACCAGCGAGAACGCCTGCAAGGGCCAGAACGCCTGCAAGGGCCATGGCTTCAAGGGCATGGCGGCCAAGGACTGCCTGACCGCCGGCGGCGTGATCGCCGATCTGGTGGCCAAGAAGTAA
- the bufB gene encoding MNIO family bufferin maturase: MSSITRPSPGFGLGLRSAHYSAFLAEPQPVDWLEIISENYMVPGGKPMQMLEAIRASYPMAMHGVSLSIGAVAGPDLAYLRQLRALTERVQPLWVSDHLCWTGVHGRQMHDLLPLPYTEEALAVVAGNVARVQDALGRRLVLENVSSYIEYKQSAMSEAQFLAELCRRSDCLLLVDLNNIHVSAVNHGFDAMDYLDALPQGRVQQFHLAGHSDYGDHLVDTHDHPVASPVWALYREVLRRFGPVATMIERDDRIPPLPELLAELDMARAIASEVAVEAFPA, from the coding sequence ATGTCTTCCATCACGCGGCCCAGCCCGGGCTTCGGCCTGGGCCTGCGCAGCGCCCACTACAGCGCCTTTCTCGCCGAGCCCCAGCCGGTCGATTGGCTGGAGATCATCTCCGAGAACTACATGGTGCCCGGCGGCAAGCCGATGCAGATGCTGGAGGCGATCCGCGCAAGCTATCCGATGGCGATGCACGGCGTCTCGCTGTCCATCGGCGCGGTGGCTGGTCCTGACCTCGCCTATCTGCGCCAGCTCAGGGCGCTGACTGAGCGGGTGCAGCCGCTATGGGTCTCCGACCATCTGTGCTGGACCGGGGTGCACGGCCGCCAGATGCATGACTTGCTGCCGTTGCCCTATACCGAGGAGGCGCTGGCCGTGGTCGCGGGCAATGTGGCCCGGGTGCAGGACGCGCTGGGCCGGCGCCTGGTGCTGGAGAACGTCTCCAGCTATATCGAATACAAGCAATCGGCGATGAGCGAGGCGCAGTTCCTGGCCGAGCTGTGCCGGCGCAGCGACTGCCTGTTGCTGGTCGATCTGAACAACATCCATGTCAGCGCGGTCAACCACGGCTTTGATGCGATGGACTATCTGGACGCACTGCCGCAGGGACGCGTGCAGCAGTTTCATCTGGCCGGCCACAGCGACTACGGCGATCACCTGGTCGACACCCATGATCACCCGGTCGCCTCGCCGGTCTGGGCGCTGTATCGCGAGGTGCTGCGCCGCTTCGGGCCGGTGGCCACCATGATTGAGCGGGACGATCGCATCCCGCCGCTGCCGGAGCTGCTGGCCGAGCTCGACATGGCGCGTGCCATCGCATCGGAAGTGGCTGTGGAGGCGTTCCCCGCATGA
- a CDS encoding HvfC/BufC N-terminal domain-containing protein, translated as MTLETLQAEFQALLLDQPQQFAAAVRPGGIGVERRLAIYHQAYRARLVETLLDSYGHTAAYLGDQAFEREARAYLMAHPSSQPSLRWFGAAFPAWLAERHPQDLDIAELAALDWALREAFDAADAQALTPADLAALPAEAWATVGFGLPPSYRRLRLSHNTLAIWQALDQDETPPSAEPLVQALDVLIWRRGSSPHFRSLGTLEAAALDALAQGQSFAALCEALSERFPDSNLVSEVGGLLRRWVEEGLLAGLTGAR; from the coding sequence ATGACGCTCGAAACCCTGCAGGCCGAGTTTCAGGCGCTGCTGCTGGATCAGCCGCAGCAGTTCGCCGCCGCAGTCAGGCCCGGCGGCATCGGCGTTGAGCGTCGGCTGGCGATCTACCACCAGGCCTACCGCGCCCGTCTGGTCGAGACCCTGCTCGACAGCTATGGCCATACCGCCGCCTATCTGGGCGACCAGGCCTTCGAGCGCGAGGCGCGCGCCTACCTGATGGCCCACCCTTCGAGCCAACCCAGCCTGCGCTGGTTCGGCGCCGCCTTCCCGGCCTGGCTGGCCGAGCGCCATCCGCAGGACCTCGACATTGCCGAGCTGGCCGCGCTCGATTGGGCTCTGCGCGAGGCCTTTGATGCCGCCGACGCGCAAGCCCTGACCCCCGCCGACTTGGCAGCGCTGCCGGCCGAGGCCTGGGCCACGGTGGGCTTTGGCCTGCCGCCCAGCTATCGCCGTCTGCGCCTGAGCCACAACACGCTGGCGATCTGGCAGGCGTTGGACCAGGATGAGACGCCGCCCTCGGCCGAGCCGCTGGTGCAGGCGCTGGATGTCCTGATCTGGCGACGCGGCAGCAGCCCGCACTTCCGCAGCCTTGGCACGCTGGAAGCTGCCGCGCTGGATGCCCTGGCCCAGGGCCAAAGCTTCGCTGCGCTGTGCGAGGCCCTGAGCGAACGCTTCCCCGATTCGAACCTTGTCAGCGAGGTGGGTGGCCTGCTGCGACGCTGGGTCGAGGAAGGACTGCTCGCCGGCCTCACCGGGGCGCGATGA
- a CDS encoding ureidoglycolate lyase: MCSLRLHATPRRHRRQAACPGDLSRACQHKWRQGDLAATVGAWRSLNSTPRLLTPQPLIAAFAPIGEVIATDAAARHFPINGGTTERCHDLAQLQPGPEGPGPAAIATELD, translated from the coding sequence ATGTGTTCATTGAGGTTGCACGCTACGCCGAGACGGCACCGGCGGCAAGCCGCATGCCCTGGAGATTTGTCTAGGGCCTGTCAACACAAATGGCGCCAAGGCGATCTGGCCGCAACAGTGGGCGCATGGAGATCACTGAACAGCACGCCCCGCCTCCTGACCCCACAGCCTCTGATCGCTGCCTTCGCCCCGATCGGCGAGGTGATCGCCACCGATGCGGCCGCCCGACACTTCCCTATCAACGGCGGCACCACCGAGCGCTGTCACGACCTCGCGCAGTTGCAGCCCGGTCCCGAGGGCCCGGGCCCGGCGGCCATTGCGACGGAATTAGATTGA
- the trxC gene encoding thioredoxin TrxC, with translation MNTFDPPSSETGAGTAASLHLVCPSCGAKNRVPRQRLSESPDCGRCGTALMAAKPMDLSPEVFDRYVAGTELPVVVDCWAAWCGPCRTMAPQFEKAAQALPMLRFVKLDTEAAPQQSARYAIRSIPTLLLFVGGREVARQAGAMPAQAIVDWVRGSLPR, from the coding sequence ATGAACACATTCGACCCCCCTTCCTCCGAGACCGGCGCCGGGACCGCGGCCAGCCTCCACCTCGTGTGTCCGTCCTGCGGCGCCAAGAACCGGGTGCCGCGCCAGCGGCTGTCGGAATCGCCGGACTGTGGCCGCTGCGGCACGGCGCTGATGGCGGCCAAGCCGATGGACTTGTCGCCGGAGGTGTTTGACCGCTATGTCGCCGGCACCGAGTTGCCGGTGGTGGTGGACTGCTGGGCGGCGTGGTGCGGCCCGTGCCGGACGATGGCGCCGCAGTTCGAGAAGGCGGCTCAGGCGCTGCCGATGCTGCGGTTCGTGAAGCTGGACACGGAGGCCGCGCCGCAGCAGAGCGCGCGCTACGCCATCCGGAGCATCCCGACACTGCTGCTGTTTGTGGGGGGCCGCGAGGTGGCCCGTCAGGCGGGCGCGATGCCGGCGCAGGCGATCGTGGACTGGGTACGCGGCAGCCTGCCGCGCTGA
- the recJ gene encoding single-stranded-DNA-specific exonuclease RecJ yields MNAPRLLVRDVPPDSAFALEQAGVSPLLARLFAARGVSSAVDLAPSFKHLLRPTDLKDIDRAANLLADSLQAGERLCIVADYDCDGATACAVMLRGLAMLGARAGTLSYVVPDRAVHGYGLTPTIVELALQHRPQVLVTVDNGIASHAGVSHARALGLKVLVTDHHLPAADAQGQPTVPDADALVNPNQPGCGFESKSLAGVGVAFYVLWALRDELIRRDPSAKDRLPSLLGVMDLVALGTVADVVKLDANNRRLVAQGLQRMREGRMQPGVAALFTAAGRDASRANSFDLGFALGPRINAAGRLADMTMGIGCLTCDDSDQALELARELDRINRERREIEAGMQEQALVLLDRLMADPRLNGAPPPALAIFDEDFHEGVVGIVASRIKDRLHRPVFVFAKGADGQLKGSGRSIAGFHLRDALDLISKRHPDLLRKFGGHAMAAGCTLAPGGVAAFGAAFEQIAREWLDDGALTRTLRTDGPLPPEAFCPETVQELEAQVWGQAFEAPLFCDRVQVINQRLVGERHLKLRLRQGALLRDAIWFGHTEPLPEQVTLAYRLSLDEYQGQKRVQMVVEAMAE; encoded by the coding sequence GTGAACGCGCCGCGCCTGCTGGTCCGCGATGTGCCGCCGGACAGCGCCTTTGCGCTGGAGCAGGCCGGCGTCTCGCCCTTGCTCGCCCGGCTGTTCGCCGCTCGCGGTGTCAGTTCCGCCGTGGACCTGGCGCCCAGCTTCAAGCATCTGCTGCGCCCCACCGACCTGAAGGACATTGACCGCGCCGCCAACCTGCTGGCCGACAGCCTGCAGGCCGGCGAGCGCCTGTGCATCGTGGCCGACTACGACTGCGACGGCGCCACCGCCTGCGCGGTCATGCTGCGCGGCCTGGCGATGCTCGGCGCCCGCGCGGGCACGCTCAGCTATGTGGTGCCCGACCGGGCGGTGCACGGCTACGGCCTGACGCCCACCATCGTCGAGCTGGCGCTTCAGCATCGGCCGCAGGTGCTGGTCACCGTGGACAACGGCATCGCCAGCCATGCGGGCGTGTCCCATGCCCGCGCACTCGGGCTGAAGGTGCTGGTCACCGATCACCACCTGCCCGCCGCCGATGCCCAGGGCCAGCCCACCGTGCCCGACGCCGATGCGCTGGTGAATCCCAACCAGCCCGGCTGCGGCTTCGAGAGCAAGAGCCTGGCCGGCGTCGGCGTGGCCTTCTACGTGTTGTGGGCGCTGCGGGATGAGCTGATCCGTCGCGATCCGTCCGCCAAGGACCGGCTGCCCAGCCTGCTCGGCGTGATGGATCTGGTCGCGCTGGGCACGGTGGCCGACGTGGTGAAGCTGGACGCCAACAACCGGCGGCTGGTGGCGCAAGGCCTGCAACGGATGCGCGAAGGCCGCATGCAGCCCGGCGTGGCCGCGCTGTTCACCGCCGCCGGGCGGGATGCCTCACGCGCGAACAGCTTCGATCTGGGCTTCGCACTCGGGCCACGCATCAATGCGGCCGGGCGGCTGGCCGACATGACCATGGGCATCGGCTGCCTGACCTGCGACGACTCCGATCAGGCGCTGGAACTCGCCCGCGAGCTGGACCGCATCAACCGCGAACGCCGCGAGATCGAGGCCGGGATGCAGGAGCAGGCCTTGGTCCTGCTTGACCGCCTGATGGCCGATCCCCGACTCAACGGCGCACCGCCGCCCGCGTTGGCGATCTTCGATGAAGACTTCCATGAGGGCGTGGTCGGCATCGTGGCCTCTCGCATCAAGGATCGGCTGCATCGGCCGGTGTTTGTCTTCGCCAAAGGGGCGGACGGCCAGTTGAAAGGCTCCGGGCGATCGATCGCCGGCTTCCACCTGCGGGATGCGCTGGACCTGATCTCCAAACGCCATCCCGATCTGCTGCGCAAGTTCGGTGGCCATGCCATGGCCGCCGGTTGCACCCTCGCGCCCGGCGGGGTGGCGGCCTTCGGTGCCGCCTTCGAGCAGATCGCCCGCGAATGGCTGGACGACGGCGCCCTCACCCGCACCCTGCGCACCGACGGGCCGCTGCCGCCCGAAGCCTTCTGCCCGGAAACCGTGCAGGAGCTCGAGGCCCAGGTCTGGGGCCAGGCCTTCGAGGCGCCGCTGTTCTGCGACCGGGTCCAGGTGATCAACCAGCGCCTGGTCGGCGAGCGCCATCTCAAGCTGCGCCTGCGGCAAGGCGCGCTGCTGCGGGATGCCATCTGGTTTGGCCACACCGAACCGCTGCCCGAGCAGGTCACCCTGGCCTATCGGCTCAGCCTGGATGAGTACCAGGGGCAGAAACGGGTGCAGATGGTGGTGGAAGCGATGGCGGAGTGA
- a CDS encoding UDP-2,3-diacylglucosamine diphosphatase encodes MAAAVSNEPPGAEAEEGGSLRFRTVWISDLHLGTPGCQARALLEFLREVECEQLFLVGDIVDGWQLRRSWYWPQAHNDVVQKLLRKARKGCRVIYVPGNHDEFARKYLQHSFGGIEVAQEWIHETADGRKLWVTHGDLFDGVIQCAKWLAHVGDTLYEFTLKLNRHLNSMRARLGLPYWSLSKYLKLKVKRAVSYVSDFEEALAREARKRGVQGVVCGHIHHAELRDIDGILYANDGDWVESLTALVEHADGHLEIIDWGERRRQEASVAAQSLAAAMRTAA; translated from the coding sequence ATGGCCGCCGCAGTGTCCAACGAACCGCCCGGGGCCGAGGCGGAGGAGGGCGGTTCGCTGCGCTTCCGAACGGTGTGGATCTCCGATCTGCACCTGGGCACGCCGGGCTGCCAGGCGCGGGCGCTGCTGGAATTCCTGCGCGAGGTGGAGTGCGAGCAGCTCTTCCTGGTGGGCGACATCGTCGACGGCTGGCAGCTGCGCCGCAGCTGGTATTGGCCGCAGGCCCACAACGACGTGGTGCAGAAGCTGCTGCGCAAGGCGCGCAAGGGTTGCCGGGTGATCTATGTGCCGGGCAACCATGATGAATTTGCCCGCAAGTACCTGCAGCACAGCTTCGGCGGCATCGAGGTGGCCCAGGAGTGGATCCACGAAACGGCGGACGGCCGCAAGCTCTGGGTCACCCACGGCGACCTGTTCGATGGGGTCATCCAGTGCGCCAAGTGGCTGGCGCATGTCGGCGACACGCTCTATGAGTTCACACTCAAGCTCAACCGCCATCTGAACTCAATGCGGGCCCGGCTCGGGCTGCCGTACTGGAGCCTCAGCAAGTATCTGAAGCTCAAGGTCAAGCGGGCGGTGTCCTATGTCAGCGATTTCGAGGAAGCGCTGGCCCGCGAGGCCCGCAAGCGGGGGGTGCAGGGCGTCGTCTGCGGCCATATCCATCACGCGGAACTGCGTGACATCGACGGCATCCTCTATGCCAACGACGGCGACTGGGTCGAAAGCCTGACCGCCCTGGTGGAACACGCCGACGGCCACCTGGAGATCATCGACTGGGGCGAGCGCCGGCGCCAGGAGGCGAGCGTGGCCGCGCAGTCCCTGGCCGCAGCGATGCGCACCGCGGCTTGA